From the Paenibacillus sp. FSL H8-0548 genome, one window contains:
- a CDS encoding DUF58 domain-containing protein: MNFFGNEEEFKNDAVQEGAAELLRFGQESSSDEYRTRWLAWGVIVAGWIGSVAAVMVRGEAVEWFMTAVLSMIIVVSGAAPILAASGITAVRGLSQATTSEGGKVAIRLTIKRSFLIPFVWIAISDQTTNISSVSRQGLRARSVLVPMLRKEATFHYTLYHLRRGHHPFEHVSVTLGDWLGLTAIQQRIACKAEFVVLPGLSQDQGSLQEEKSSEAGSFALYSKMTSEARESRGEAGRAEIRAAVRAAGIGPESRPYREGDSLRHLDWRSAAKGRGLQTKLHSLEQPVKTCIAVDTLASAYDQDDRLFDACVGWAALAVSQAAMLGNGVTLLLGQGHTALESTEEDSHSRLAEMLHAMALLRADGRGSLAGSLAKGESSLARGCTILVFTADWRGGRSWGELAGYAAEQGCRLELFIVTRSTVPTFAMREQQKWLESGGVKVTWLPVPASMNILPYAEEGGEFYELA; encoded by the coding sequence ATGAATTTTTTTGGAAATGAGGAAGAATTCAAGAATGATGCGGTACAGGAAGGAGCTGCCGAATTATTACGATTCGGGCAGGAGTCCTCGAGTGACGAATATCGTACGAGATGGCTCGCTTGGGGAGTCATTGTCGCGGGCTGGATTGGAAGCGTAGCAGCGGTAATGGTGCGGGGCGAGGCAGTAGAATGGTTTATGACTGCTGTACTCAGCATGATCATTGTGGTTAGCGGAGCAGCCCCGATTCTGGCAGCCTCAGGTATTACTGCCGTGAGGGGGCTGTCACAAGCGACAACAAGCGAAGGCGGAAAGGTTGCTATTCGGCTCACGATCAAACGATCCTTTCTAATTCCCTTCGTATGGATTGCGATCAGCGATCAAACGACGAACATAAGCTCGGTCTCTCGTCAAGGCTTGCGTGCAAGATCAGTGCTGGTGCCTATGCTGCGCAAGGAAGCAACCTTTCACTATACGCTATACCATTTGCGCCGCGGCCATCATCCCTTCGAGCATGTATCCGTCACGCTTGGCGATTGGCTTGGCCTGACAGCTATTCAGCAGCGAATTGCTTGCAAGGCAGAGTTTGTGGTGCTGCCGGGCCTGTCTCAGGATCAGGGGTCGCTGCAAGAGGAAAAATCAAGCGAAGCGGGCTCGTTTGCCCTCTATTCCAAGATGACTAGCGAGGCTCGTGAATCTCGTGGTGAAGCAGGGCGCGCAGAAATTCGGGCCGCGGTGAGGGCTGCTGGAATAGGTCCGGAGAGCCGTCCGTACCGCGAGGGAGACTCACTGCGTCATTTGGATTGGAGAAGCGCAGCCAAGGGACGCGGTTTGCAAACGAAATTGCATTCGCTTGAACAGCCTGTTAAGACGTGCATAGCAGTCGATACGCTGGCATCTGCTTACGATCAGGATGACAGGCTCTTTGATGCTTGTGTGGGCTGGGCGGCACTGGCTGTTTCACAGGCAGCGATGCTTGGAAATGGTGTAACGCTGCTGCTTGGACAAGGGCATACGGCATTGGAATCGACAGAGGAGGACTCACATTCTCGCTTGGCAGAAATGCTGCATGCGATGGCTCTTCTCCGGGCGGATGGCCGAGGATCGCTGGCAGGCAGCTTGGCTAAAGGGGAAAGCTCACTTGCCCGCGGCTGTACAATTCTCGTGTTTACGGCCGATTGGAGAGGCGGCCGGAGCTGGGGCGAGCTGGCAGGCTATGCTGCTGAGCAAGGCTGCAGGCTGGAGCTCTTTATCGTGACGCGCAGCACCGTGCCTACCTTCGCTATGCGCGAGCAGCAGAAGTGGCTGGAGAGCGGCGGAGTCAAAGTAACGTGGCTGCCTGTTCCTGCAAGCATGAACATTCTTCCTTACGCAGAGGAAGGAGGAGAGTTCTATGAGCTTGCATAA
- a CDS encoding transglutaminase-like domain-containing protein — MSLHKGDVAGRNGKGLQDEGLLPREAAAEEAFSYRLITSLLLFGLLAEWLLPWVNAGAWAVIYNPEPLLIVIGFVLLAGLFRLPLAVTLPMNILLCILSLMWLYKGNDQGGLQWLIEFPTMLKEHFLLLVENGLWAMSGELRTLLLFVGWAMLAPALQALLWMRQTALGIASLTLVYLLTLHAWLGFDVMGGLIRTVAEGLLLGAVVTVPRVQRMIETGIGKLKGLDMGWLSGSAFVMLTILGCGLLFASGREASMQPVGWTTTFNERLEQAVSSLGQQQGSITVMGQTSFDQFGGAFTGYGFDDSKLGAPVQKDNKVLFTGTSSVKAYWRGESKRLYDGHGWSDTAGSSVLLPVRGSDVAASAKAATDAGTEKLGPVVQQTVVWTDPAAGMPLMASGLFGRVTELTAADPRRKLESYVYNAENSSLYAQSNKAKVERYTVESVLAVTDAAQLRALSNGELADAADSASTDAQTETSAELESYLQLPSSLPSRVVALAAEVAGGGVTSRYDQVKAIEDFLKESYTYTLDGSALPPEGSDFVDNFLFEQRMGYCVHFSTAMVVLLRSQGIPARWVKGFTTGTPVGEGSLGAEETGSGAGGAGGERAESAALSDERTGSDELVAGGAGRETAKSDALSTGQTDEAAANNNQVIYEVKGSDAHAWVEVYFPGAGWVPFDPTPGFGGGVNVAAAGSAGGTLAAPAMGAALASGAGSELFGLGEASLARLTAWFEATAARGADALARGAKSAAAASPAAAVAAGAAALALAAAAIAASQHQRLRLSLALRRYGAAYAGIAKLAGAAAPYPSQEPVTESRAAQAANARLRKAPRGGEGRLRASFISVAAAHAPLLIRRLGGHAQGQTAREYASAAEPALAAEQQDALRQLTSWIEEAQFAAPGAWPGAPTPAALRTVLRVLDKRPARKVHAPVSAVKSPK, encoded by the coding sequence ATGAGCTTGCATAAAGGCGACGTTGCTGGAAGAAATGGCAAGGGGCTGCAGGATGAGGGGCTGCTGCCGCGCGAAGCAGCGGCGGAGGAAGCATTCAGCTATCGATTAATTACAAGCCTGCTGTTATTCGGATTGCTTGCAGAATGGCTGCTTCCATGGGTGAATGCGGGCGCTTGGGCAGTGATCTACAATCCTGAGCCGCTGCTCATAGTCATTGGTTTCGTACTGCTGGCGGGGTTGTTTCGATTGCCGCTCGCTGTTACGCTTCCGATGAATATTTTATTGTGTATTTTGAGCTTGATGTGGCTCTACAAAGGGAATGATCAGGGCGGGCTGCAATGGCTGATTGAATTTCCGACTATGCTGAAGGAGCATTTCTTGCTGCTCGTGGAAAATGGCTTATGGGCTATGTCAGGCGAGCTTCGTACGCTGCTGCTGTTTGTCGGCTGGGCGATGCTGGCTCCAGCTCTGCAGGCGCTGCTCTGGATGCGCCAGACTGCCCTAGGCATTGCAAGCTTAACGCTTGTTTATTTATTAACGCTGCATGCGTGGCTTGGCTTCGATGTTATGGGCGGCCTAATTAGAACGGTTGCCGAGGGGCTGCTGCTCGGTGCTGTTGTAACGGTTCCGCGTGTTCAGCGGATGATAGAGACTGGAATTGGCAAGCTGAAGGGGCTGGATATGGGCTGGCTGTCGGGTTCGGCCTTCGTCATGCTGACGATTCTTGGCTGCGGGCTGCTATTTGCGAGTGGCCGCGAGGCTTCGATGCAGCCAGTGGGCTGGACAACGACCTTTAATGAACGCTTAGAGCAAGCGGTAAGCTCACTTGGCCAGCAGCAGGGCTCCATTACGGTTATGGGACAAACGAGCTTTGATCAGTTCGGGGGTGCTTTTACAGGCTACGGGTTTGATGACAGCAAGCTGGGTGCTCCTGTTCAGAAGGATAACAAAGTATTATTTACGGGTACCTCTTCTGTAAAAGCATACTGGCGAGGCGAGTCGAAGCGTTTGTATGATGGACATGGCTGGAGCGATACGGCTGGCAGCTCTGTACTTCTGCCTGTACGTGGCTCTGATGTGGCTGCTTCTGCTAAGGCAGCAACTGATGCTGGAACAGAAAAGCTAGGCCCAGTAGTTCAGCAAACTGTCGTATGGACAGACCCGGCAGCAGGGATGCCGCTTATGGCATCGGGTCTGTTCGGCCGCGTAACTGAGCTTACGGCTGCTGATCCTCGGCGCAAGCTGGAGAGTTACGTATACAACGCTGAAAATAGCTCGTTATATGCACAATCGAATAAAGCGAAGGTGGAGCGCTACACGGTAGAGAGCGTGCTTGCAGTAACGGATGCTGCGCAATTGCGTGCTTTATCAAACGGAGAGCTGGCCGATGCTGCAGATTCGGCGTCTACAGATGCTCAGACAGAAACATCGGCGGAGCTGGAGTCTTATTTGCAACTGCCATCATCGCTTCCTAGCCGAGTTGTGGCACTCGCCGCAGAGGTCGCTGGCGGCGGTGTAACGAGTCGTTATGATCAGGTGAAGGCGATCGAAGATTTTTTGAAAGAAAGCTACACCTACACATTAGATGGCAGCGCGCTTCCTCCGGAAGGCAGCGATTTTGTTGATAATTTCCTCTTCGAGCAGCGAATGGGCTATTGTGTGCATTTCTCAACGGCAATGGTCGTGCTGCTGCGCTCCCAAGGCATACCAGCCAGATGGGTCAAAGGCTTCACAACGGGAACACCGGTGGGAGAGGGCTCTTTGGGTGCTGAGGAGACTGGAAGTGGTGCTGGCGGCGCCGGTGGGGAGAGAGCTGAGAGTGCTGCGCTAAGCGATGAGAGAACCGGTAGTGATGAGCTAGTCGCTGGAGGCGCTGGTAGGGAGACGGCTAAGAGTGATGCGCTAAGCACGGGTCAGACAGATGAAGCAGCAGCTAACAATAATCAGGTGATTTATGAGGTTAAGGGCTCAGATGCGCATGCCTGGGTTGAAGTTTATTTCCCAGGCGCAGGCTGGGTGCCCTTTGATCCTACGCCGGGCTTTGGCGGCGGCGTGAATGTAGCGGCCGCCGGTTCAGCAGGCGGCACGCTCGCTGCTCCCGCAATGGGAGCAGCACTTGCGAGCGGCGCGGGCAGCGAGCTATTTGGATTAGGAGAGGCGAGCTTAGCGCGCCTTACTGCTTGGTTTGAGGCGACAGCCGCACGAGGGGCAGATGCCCTCGCGCGCGGCGCTAAGAGCGCAGCGGCGGCATCGCCTGCCGCTGCTGTAGCTGCTGGCGCAGCCGCGCTAGCGCTCGCGGCTGCGGCCATTGCTGCGTCGCAGCACCAGCGGCTTCGCCTTTCGCTGGCGCTGCGACGCTATGGCGCGGCCTACGCCGGCATCGCGAAGCTCGCCGGCGCAGCCGCGCCCTATCCGTCACAAGAACCTGTGACGGAATCAAGAGCAGCGCAAGCGGCAAACGCGCGCTTGCGCAAGGCTCCGCGCGGCGGCGAGGGACGCCTGCGCGCCAGCTTTATCAGCGTCGCGGCTGCACATGCGCCGCTGCTGATCCGCCGGCTCGGCGGCCACGCGCAGGGGCAAACTGCGCGTGAATACGCAAGCGCCGCCGAACCGGCGCTCGCGGCGGAGCAGCAGGATGCGCTCCGCCAGCTTACGAGCTGGATCGAGGAAGCGCAGTTCGCCGCTCCAGGAGCGTGGCCCGGCGCGCCAACACCAGCTGCGCTGCGCACGGTGCTGCGCGTGCTGGACAAGCGTCCAGCTCGTAAAGTTCATGCTCCTGTCTCAGCGGTCAAATCACCTAAATAA
- the guaA gene encoding glutamine-hydrolyzing GMP synthase has product MTKQNEIIVVLDFGGQYNQLIARRIRDLGVYSELLPYNTPVEKIRELQPKGIVFSGGPASVYEENSPMVDPAIYDLNIPIFGICYGMQLMSHQLKGKVERAGKREYGKAEVEFAEGSRIGFGLDKIQTVWMSHGDHVVELPEGFQIDAFTEHAPVAAMSNADRQFYAVQFHPEVRHSEFGNEIIRNFLYNICDCDGNWTMESFIEDAIRDIRNEVGDKKVLCALSGGVDSSVVAILLHKAIGDQLTCMFIDHGMLRKGEAEGVMETFVGKFDMKVIKIDAQERFLSKLKGVEDPEQKRKIIGNEFIYTFQEESDKLENFEFLAQGTLYTDIVESGTATAQTIKSHHNVGGLPEDIKFKLVEPLKALFKDEVRKVGEECGLPEAIVWRQPFPGPGLAIRVLGEVTEDKLHIVRESDAILRDEIAKAGLDREIWQYFTALPNMKSVGVMGDARTYSYTVGIRAVTSIDGMTADWARIPWDVLEKISVRIVNEVDNVNRIVYDVTSKPPATIEWE; this is encoded by the coding sequence ATGACTAAGCAAAATGAAATCATCGTTGTTCTTGATTTTGGAGGACAATATAACCAACTAATTGCACGCCGTATTCGTGATTTGGGCGTATACAGCGAGCTGTTGCCTTACAATACACCGGTAGAAAAAATCCGTGAACTACAGCCGAAGGGTATTGTATTCTCGGGAGGACCTGCTAGCGTTTATGAAGAAAATTCACCGATGGTGGACCCGGCGATTTACGATTTAAACATTCCAATTTTCGGTATTTGCTACGGCATGCAGCTGATGTCTCATCAGCTTAAAGGCAAGGTTGAGCGTGCGGGCAAGCGTGAATACGGTAAAGCAGAGGTTGAATTTGCAGAAGGCTCGCGGATCGGTTTTGGTCTAGATAAAATTCAAACAGTCTGGATGAGCCATGGCGACCACGTTGTGGAGCTACCAGAGGGCTTCCAAATTGATGCATTTACGGAGCATGCGCCTGTTGCAGCAATGAGCAATGCAGATCGTCAGTTCTATGCTGTTCAATTCCATCCTGAGGTTCGTCATTCGGAGTTCGGTAACGAGATAATCCGCAACTTCCTTTACAACATTTGCGATTGTGATGGCAACTGGACGATGGAATCGTTTATTGAGGATGCTATTCGTGATATTCGCAACGAAGTAGGCGACAAGAAGGTACTATGTGCGCTTTCCGGCGGCGTTGATTCTTCCGTTGTAGCTATACTTCTTCATAAAGCGATTGGCGATCAGCTCACTTGTATGTTTATCGACCACGGCATGCTCCGCAAAGGCGAAGCTGAAGGCGTAATGGAAACCTTCGTAGGCAAATTCGATATGAAAGTAATCAAAATCGATGCGCAGGAGCGTTTCCTCAGCAAGCTGAAGGGCGTAGAAGATCCAGAGCAAAAACGTAAAATTATCGGCAACGAATTTATTTACACCTTCCAAGAAGAATCCGATAAATTGGAAAACTTTGAATTTTTGGCGCAAGGCACACTTTACACGGACATCGTAGAGAGTGGTACAGCAACTGCACAAACGATCAAATCTCATCACAACGTTGGCGGCTTGCCGGAGGATATTAAGTTCAAGCTAGTTGAGCCTCTTAAAGCGTTGTTCAAGGATGAGGTTCGTAAGGTGGGCGAGGAGTGCGGTCTTCCAGAAGCGATCGTATGGCGTCAGCCATTCCCGGGTCCAGGTCTTGCAATCCGTGTTCTTGGCGAAGTGACAGAGGACAAGCTTCATATCGTGCGTGAGTCCGATGCCATTCTGCGCGATGAAATCGCAAAAGCAGGTCTTGATCGTGAAATTTGGCAATACTTCACTGCGCTTCCGAACATGAAGAGCGTAGGCGTTATGGGTGATGCTCGTACGTATTCCTACACTGTAGGTATCCGCGCAGTAACTTCCATCGACGGTATGACAGCTGACTGGGCACGTATTCCTTGGGATGTGCTTGAGAAAATTTCCGTTCGTATCGTAAATGAAGTAGACAATGTTAACCGTATCGTCTACGATGTAACTTCGAAACCGCCTGCTACCATCGAGTGGGAATAG
- a CDS encoding CPBP family intramembrane glutamic endopeptidase: MNTPDSYIVKRPLVAIILIELMLIIFVAGGSAYVSIAELTHPLAPFYGFMPIALFLLIYLTVKKRWSTFYFSSLSELTKRQWLEYAPLLLVLIVLVIGNNGFQNASFSFFAYMLLSQIFLVGFVEETLFRGMMLRILQSKGKAFAIIGSSALFGITHALQALSGQSLQDTILQIVYAFIVGFVLTMLVVRNRAILLTILFHGLHNFLNFTGNTPSSHLYDYLVLAILIAQLLWLISSSRKSFAAANSIHA; this comes from the coding sequence ATGAACACACCAGACAGCTATATCGTAAAAAGACCACTAGTCGCTATTATTTTAATCGAGCTTATGCTCATCATATTTGTCGCCGGCGGCAGCGCCTACGTATCGATTGCTGAGCTTACCCATCCGCTTGCACCATTTTACGGCTTTATGCCGATTGCTCTATTTCTACTGATTTACCTCACTGTCAAAAAACGATGGAGCACCTTCTATTTCAGCAGCCTCTCCGAGCTCACCAAGCGTCAGTGGCTGGAATATGCTCCACTACTGCTAGTCTTAATTGTTTTAGTCATCGGCAACAATGGCTTTCAGAATGCTTCCTTCTCTTTTTTCGCTTACATGCTGCTCTCTCAGATCTTTTTGGTCGGCTTTGTAGAGGAAACGTTATTCCGGGGGATGATGCTGCGGATTCTTCAGTCAAAAGGAAAAGCATTCGCCATCATCGGCTCCAGCGCATTGTTTGGCATCACTCATGCATTGCAGGCGCTTAGCGGCCAATCGCTTCAGGATACCATTTTGCAAATTGTATATGCATTTATTGTAGGCTTCGTTCTGACCATGCTGGTCGTAAGAAACCGCGCCATTCTGCTTACGATCCTCTTTCACGGCTTGCATAACTTTCTTAACTTTACTGGAAACACGCCGAGCAGCCATCTATACGATTACCTCGTTCTCGCTATTCTCATTGCTCAATTGCTATGGCTGATTTCCTCGTCGAGAAAGAGCTTCGCTGCTGCGAATAGCATCCATGCCTAA
- a CDS encoding PadR family transcriptional regulator, with amino-acid sequence MIELVILGMLIEGKMSGYDIKKVTEQTVGIFYKMSYGSLYPALKRLVQSEYVTEEETNDSKNKKIYSITDEGRSHFIQWLREPLQSNKREYLIKIFFYDYLDAAAKKQNLIAYQQNIAHQISQMEAVQSIVSKELEQLEDKEQYYYRVSVMHYGVHFFKMENEWLKKIIDKEEL; translated from the coding sequence ATGATTGAACTCGTCATATTAGGCATGCTGATAGAAGGGAAGATGAGCGGCTACGATATCAAAAAAGTAACTGAGCAAACGGTTGGCATCTTCTACAAAATGAGCTATGGCAGTCTGTATCCGGCACTAAAGCGCCTTGTGCAAAGTGAGTACGTAACGGAGGAAGAAACCAACGATAGCAAGAACAAAAAAATATACAGCATCACCGATGAAGGGCGCAGCCATTTCATACAATGGCTCCGTGAGCCTCTACAGTCGAATAAACGAGAATATCTGATCAAAATCTTTTTTTATGATTATCTCGATGCAGCAGCAAAAAAACAAAATTTAATTGCCTATCAACAAAACATCGCTCACCAAATTTCGCAAATGGAAGCAGTGCAGTCGATTGTGTCCAAAGAGCTCGAGCAGCTTGAGGATAAGGAGCAATATTACTACCGCGTATCCGTCATGCATTATGGGGTGCATTTTTTCAAAATGGAAAATGAATGGCTCAAAAAAATAATTGATAAAGAGGAGCTCTAA
- a CDS encoding AraC family transcriptional regulator — protein sequence MKLHPSISKDIIELPHAYPLVISQSIGVTPTFQRLHFHTALEINYIEKGSGYYLINGNRHEFQQGDLVFIDSNDLHRAFEEKELVMSVIMFDPVYLALEQRYAPELLVPFRELGNRFENRLDRSNPMHGRIGGIVSDMAAEYTRKEPYFEVIVRAQLIQLLAFVNRYFAKNDAAKAYHKRGMDVIRAVLRKIEDDVVYPWTLRELAECAHLSISRFSALFVRVVGTSPMDYLIQLRLSQAAHLLESTDKMIIEVAEECGFRNLSNFNRLFKQHVGKLPSEVRNDKNSKIVSEHRSFS from the coding sequence ATGAAGCTTCATCCTTCCATTAGCAAGGATATCATCGAGCTGCCGCACGCGTATCCATTGGTGATTTCTCAGTCTATTGGGGTAACGCCTACTTTTCAGAGGCTGCACTTTCATACGGCACTCGAAATTAACTATATAGAAAAAGGCAGCGGCTATTATTTGATCAATGGAAATCGTCATGAGTTTCAGCAAGGTGATCTAGTGTTCATTGATTCGAATGATCTTCACCGCGCCTTCGAAGAGAAGGAGCTGGTGATGAGTGTCATTATGTTTGATCCGGTCTACCTAGCTTTGGAGCAGCGCTATGCTCCGGAGCTGCTTGTTCCTTTCCGCGAGCTCGGCAATCGCTTTGAGAATAGGCTTGACCGAAGCAATCCAATGCATGGACGTATCGGCGGGATCGTATCGGACATGGCTGCAGAGTATACTCGCAAGGAGCCGTATTTTGAGGTCATTGTACGCGCACAGCTGATTCAGCTTCTAGCATTCGTCAACCGATATTTTGCGAAAAATGATGCGGCGAAGGCATACCATAAGCGGGGGATGGACGTTATTCGAGCCGTACTGCGCAAGATCGAGGATGACGTTGTGTATCCATGGACTTTGAGAGAGCTGGCGGAGTGCGCTCATTTGAGCATCTCCAGGTTTAGTGCGCTATTCGTACGAGTGGTCGGAACCTCGCCGATGGATTATTTAATTCAGCTGAGGCTGTCACAGGCGGCCCATCTTCTGGAGTCTACCGACAAAATGATTATAGAAGTAGCAGAGGAATGCGGCTTTCGCAATCTGTCTAATTTTAATCGGCTGTTCAAGCAGCATGTGGGCAAGCTGCCCTCCGAGGTCAGAAACGATAAGAACAGTAAGATCGTATCAGAACATCGTTCTTTTTCATAA
- a CDS encoding BadF/BadG/BcrA/BcrD ATPase family protein — MIAIIFLGIDAGGSKTHALLVNEAGQVLGSGLSGNGNHQTAYAKARVSIDEACQQALQEAGAAKEQVDFAYFGLAGADREPDYAILRPMIASLDYPKHAISCDTMIGMRAGTKQSYGAVIISGTGFNAAARSPKGEELQYGGFGYLFGDGQGSGSDLAIHAFRSAVRAWQGREQATLLSELVPRHLGYSTIQEMYDDALDDGKRPSADLAKVMFEAAAMGDAVSIRILQEEGREHANAVIALLMRLKMEQERFDVVLAGSIFTRGSTSHMIDAINEELLSAVPGAKVVKLTVDPVIGAVMSAMESSGLVISDSVDALLRTITY, encoded by the coding sequence GTGATCGCCATTATTTTTCTGGGAATAGATGCCGGGGGCAGCAAGACGCATGCTTTGCTCGTTAACGAGGCTGGTCAGGTGCTAGGGAGTGGACTGAGCGGCAATGGCAATCATCAGACGGCTTATGCTAAGGCGAGAGTCAGCATCGATGAAGCTTGCCAGCAAGCGCTGCAGGAAGCAGGAGCAGCGAAGGAACAAGTGGATTTCGCTTATTTTGGGCTTGCAGGCGCGGATCGTGAGCCGGATTACGCCATTCTGCGTCCGATGATTGCTTCGCTTGATTATCCGAAGCATGCCATCTCATGCGATACAATGATTGGGATGCGAGCCGGAACGAAGCAATCGTATGGCGCAGTCATTATTAGCGGAACCGGATTTAATGCGGCTGCCCGCAGCCCGAAGGGGGAAGAGCTTCAGTATGGCGGCTTCGGCTATTTGTTCGGAGATGGTCAAGGCTCGGGAAGCGATTTGGCGATCCATGCCTTTAGGAGTGCCGTTCGCGCCTGGCAGGGCAGAGAGCAGGCTACTTTGCTTAGTGAACTCGTGCCGAGGCACCTCGGTTATTCTACGATACAAGAAATGTATGACGATGCCCTCGATGATGGCAAACGTCCATCCGCTGACCTGGCGAAGGTCATGTTTGAGGCAGCGGCAATGGGCGATGCAGTGTCGATTCGTATTTTGCAGGAAGAAGGGCGTGAGCATGCCAACGCCGTGATTGCGCTGCTAATGCGCCTTAAGATGGAGCAGGAAAGGTTTGACGTCGTGCTGGCAGGCAGTATTTTCACGCGCGGAAGCACCTCTCATATGATTGATGCGATAAATGAAGAGCTGCTTTCGGCAGTACCGGGGGCGAAAGTGGTTAAGCTTACTGTTGATCCTGTCATTGGAGCCGTTATGAGCGCAATGGAAAGCAGCGGTCTTGTCATTAGCGATTCGGTTGATGCGCTGCTTAGAACAATAACCTATTAA
- a CDS encoding 6-phospho-beta-glucosidase produces MSKKALKVAVIGGGSSYTPEIVEGFIKKYDEMPIRELWLVDIEEGRDKLFIVGELAKRMIQKAGVPIEVKLTLDRREAIAGADFVTTQIRVGLLAARRRDEHIPISHGVIGQETTGPGGMFKALRTVPVILDICKDIEELAPDAWMLNFTNPAGIVTEAVMKHSKVKTVGLCNSPINFQKFLAKEYGVNESNVLPEFVGINHLHWITAAYVNGVDKLQEMIAGSKDYSATNVTAFDWDADFLRSLGALPTYYLRYFYMTDAMLADMKESLEKTGTRAEVVSRVEAELFELYKDVNLNEKPKQLEQRGGAYYSEAAVNLMHSLYTDKRDIQTLNVRNGSIMSFLPEDASIEANCVVTAQGPIPLPLQRVPDQIKGLMHAVKTYESLTIAAAVSGDKGIALQALVHHPLVPSVSVAKRLLEEMLDANKDYLPNFFK; encoded by the coding sequence ATGTCCAAAAAAGCATTAAAGGTCGCAGTCATCGGCGGGGGTTCCTCGTATACACCTGAGATCGTTGAAGGTTTCATTAAAAAATACGACGAGATGCCCATTCGCGAGCTTTGGCTCGTCGACATCGAGGAGGGACGCGACAAGCTGTTCATCGTTGGCGAGCTTGCGAAGCGAATGATTCAGAAGGCTGGGGTCCCGATCGAGGTAAAGCTGACGTTAGATCGCCGCGAAGCGATTGCTGGCGCGGATTTTGTGACGACACAAATACGGGTGGGACTGCTTGCGGCACGTCGCCGTGATGAGCATATTCCAATTTCCCACGGCGTTATCGGGCAGGAGACGACAGGTCCAGGCGGGATGTTCAAGGCACTTCGCACAGTGCCGGTTATCCTCGATATTTGCAAGGATATTGAGGAGCTTGCTCCTGACGCATGGATGCTGAATTTCACGAACCCCGCAGGCATCGTGACGGAAGCGGTTATGAAGCACAGCAAGGTCAAGACGGTTGGCTTATGCAATTCACCGATCAACTTTCAGAAGTTTCTTGCGAAGGAGTACGGGGTAAACGAAAGCAACGTGCTGCCTGAGTTCGTTGGCATTAACCACCTGCACTGGATCACGGCCGCGTACGTGAATGGCGTGGATAAGCTGCAGGAGATGATCGCTGGAAGCAAGGACTATTCGGCTACAAACGTTACCGCATTTGATTGGGATGCGGATTTTCTCCGCTCGTTAGGCGCGCTGCCAACGTATTATTTGCGCTATTTCTATATGACGGATGCAATGCTTGCGGACATGAAGGAGTCTCTTGAGAAAACAGGTACTCGCGCGGAGGTCGTCAGCCGCGTGGAAGCTGAGCTGTTTGAGCTCTATAAGGACGTTAATCTGAATGAGAAGCCGAAGCAGCTTGAGCAGCGCGGCGGTGCGTATTACTCTGAGGCTGCGGTAAATCTCATGCACTCGCTGTATACGGATAAACGCGACATCCAGACGCTGAACGTGAGAAACGGCAGCATCATGAGCTTTTTGCCGGAGGATGCGAGCATTGAGGCCAACTGCGTCGTGACGGCGCAGGGACCGATACCGCTGCCATTGCAGCGTGTTCCCGATCAGATTAAAGGGCTGATGCATGCAGTGAAAACGTATGAGTCGCTCACTATCGCTGCTGCAGTTAGTGGAGACAAAGGGATTGCGCTGCAAGCTCTTGTTCATCATCCGCTCGTTCCGAGCGTTTCGGTTGCAAAGCGGCTGCTTGAAGAGATGCTTGACGCCAATAAAGACTATTTGCCAAATTTCTTTAAATAA